One window of Nymphaea colorata isolate Beijing-Zhang1983 chromosome 11, ASM883128v2, whole genome shotgun sequence genomic DNA carries:
- the LOC126410574 gene encoding uncharacterized protein LOC126410574 yields the protein MSDPAWQWCTRVNPKNRLRVKCNYCKQIISGGISRFKHHIAGTHSDVAACNGSQEIPLPAYVKHQCQQLLDAVKASRIEKDMEDAEEGYGDPHEGEESEGEDVQLEQEDVGVSLETTKGKGIMHGGGSSATRKRRGASVSSVSRGRGRSQGRTGGGRVPTMKSSNMSGSIKNFFPNYTVAGAQPEIRIAMQSKDTIEAADETIGRWFYDASIPFNAANSYHYQPIADAIASVGRGYKMPSFHKLRGKILNNIVRDVKTYCDELKLSWKATGCSVMADGWTNIKNRTLVNFLVYCPLGTMFLKSVDLSDTPKTADVLFGIFDKVIEEVGPENVVQFITDNAANYKAAGEMLAARYGTFYWSPCAAHCVNLMLQDLGERDDMKLTVHRCQEITKFIYNHAYVLNLMRKFTNGAELIRPAQTRFATNVLTVQGIVKQRTSLRQMFSSDDWAAYPHAYKRKATTVVDTIFDVDFWESCVHLLKICVPLVKVLSLVDSEDRPSIGYLYESMDRAKEAIRDNMKGKKKLYMPIWKIIDERWSGQLHRPLHAAAYYLNPAIRYLPTFKKDREVEYGMLDCIDVLVSDSKEQDAIHMSINKYDTASGTMARDTAVRCRTTMHPDLWWERFGPDCPELRKLAIRILSQTSSATGCERNWSVFQHIHSKKRNRLEHKRLNDLVYVRYNMKLRQRQLETTSTRKHHNQYDPIFIDHFDILDSWVEEEPAAILDEDDLDFLNVEGAAEIVEEGEVGSEQWNVGDIPFATEGIEEEVIEENEDDDEE from the exons atgtcggatcctgcatggcagtggtgtacaagggtgaatcccaaaaatagattaagagttaagtgcaattattgtaagcaaatcatatcaggagggatttctcgctttaaacaccatatagctggtacacacagcgatgtggctgcttgcaatggctcccaagagatcccattgccagcgtatgtaaagcaccagtgtcagcaacttcttgatgcagtgaaagcaagtaggattgaaaaggacatggaagatgcggaggaaggatatggggacccacatgaaggagaagaaagtgaaggtgaagatgttcaacttgaacaagaagatgttggtgtcagtttggaaacaactaaagggaaaggcatcatgcatggtggtggttcttctgcaaccagaaaaagaagaggtgcaagtgtaagttcagtttcacgaggacgtggcagaagtcagggtcgtactggtggtggtagagtacctactatgaagtcgagcaatatgtctggttcgatcaagaatttttttcccaattatactgttgctggtgctcagcctgagattcgtatagccatgcaatcaaaggatactattgaagcagcagatgaaaccataggaaggtggttctatgatgcatccattcccttcaatgcagcaaactcttatcattatcagcctatagcagatgcgattgctagtgtagggcgagggtataaaatgccctcttttcataaattgcgaggtaaaattctcaacaatatagttagagatgtgaagacatattgtgatgaactaaaattgagctggaaagctacaggatgcagtgtaatggcagatgggtggacaaacatcaagaacagaacattggtaaacttccttgtatattgccctcttggtactatgttcttaaaatctgttgatttgtctgatactcctaagactgctgatgtgttgtttgggatttttgataaagttatagaagaagttgggcctgaaaatgtcgtacaatttatcactgataatgcagcaaattataaagctgcaggtgaaatgttagcagcacgatatgggacattttattggagtccatgtgctgctcactgtgtaaatcttatgcttcaggatcttggtgaaagggatgatatgaagttgacagttcacagatgccaagaaatcacgaagtttatttacaatcatgcttatgtcttgaatttgatgaggaaattcacaaatggggctgaattgattcgacctgcacaaacacggtttgctacaaatgttttgactgtgcagggtatagtcaagcaaagaacttctctcaggcagatgttttcaagtgatgattgggctgcatatccacatgcctataaaagaaaggctacgacagttgtggataccatcttcgatgttgacttttgggaatcatgtgtgcacttattgaagatttgtgtacctctagtgaaagtcctcagtttagttgatagtgaagatagaccttctattggatatttatacgagtctatggatagagccaaggaggccattagagataatatgaagggaaaaaagaagttgtacatgcctatatggaagattatagatgaaaggtggtctggacaacttcatcgcccacttcatgcagcagcctactacctaaatcctgctattagatatcttcccacttttaagaaggacagagaggtcgagtatggcatgttggattgcatTGATGTGTTAGTAAGTGAcagtaaagaacaagacgctatccatatgtcgatcaacaaatatgatacggcttctggtaccatggcgagagacacagcagttcgatgcaggacaactatgcatccag atttgtggtgggaaaggtttgggcctgattgcccagaattaaggaagcttgcaattagaatcctcagtcaaacaagtagtgcaactggatgtgaaagaaattggagtgtatttcagcacatccatagtaagaagaggaataggctggaacataaaaggttgaatgaccttgtttatgttcgttataatatgaagttgagacaaag gcaactagaaacaacatctacgaggaagcatcacaatcaatatgatcctatcttcattgaccattttgatatattagattcttgggttgaagaagaaccagctgcaatacttgatgaggacgatcttgattttttgaatgttgaaggagcagcagagattgttgaagaaggagaggttgGGTcggagcaatggaatgttggtgacattccatttgcaacagaggggatagaagaagaagttattgaagaaaatgaagatgatgatgaagaatga